From the Chitinophaga lutea genome, one window contains:
- a CDS encoding sensor histidine kinase: MKLSRLVCFLCCLPVLLTAGDGYRFRYIDLPEIMRDATINTTAVDRAGMLWFSSGNGLHRYDGNQLLTFHQVSKPAIGSNFINVLFADSKDRLWIGANNGVTCFDLRSWKTAVVPLANGGTANITRICESRDGGIYLASNEGRFFRYGNNRLELLADLGKAFPFNPTRAAVNFLQETEPGVFWVHSDHKLLRIDSKGQVYDPGLGFDVSGPVYFYGPQQVIFQDPAKNMVEYNLRTRERKKLPVPFNDTANLNKRMLLFPMPGGEIGIFINKRGLFSYNPFTRESGERMKGVDVNFSTLRAGDIQTAGNKIYICFSKNIAELQRVQTPFTSLLINPVSESAPNSVRSMLRHPNGLLYTGTYSNGFISFDETTGEKKILGPHFVYASLLWDNNRILLATEGLGLQWYYVKENRFEAIRGDTLHTPREDRMRDLFLISLCRESDSLVWVGGYNGVFRMNPFTGATAYIRDVSGWEELRRAKVYHILRVDQQLYFSTGNGLYAYHPGKKQLRRLIEEPLYVTQHVGKELWAATNGKGILVLDENGRLKTTLNTQSGLAGNSVYCLVQYGQKAVAGTNQGLSIVDITNRTAKNFTRLQNLPSNEFNHSAAHVSGGRVYLGTINGLTTFTMADLAAFTQRDHPVPMHLTSFSTVSRSGPQHDYSLPYHTEDRLVVPAGVQYFSLRFGGVDAAADQVYYYRTREKAPWLEIGRQRELSFAGMAPGKYMVQLAAKLNSGNDFTTLLTVPLVVRPNWYETVWFKVAVILALLLGAWLLFRYRMQQLLREQRLRTKIAGDLHDEVGSSLTRIYFQADHLSMRHSDKTALRKIADSSKHALSTMSDMVWSIDARFDTAEDLVARMRDYLSNLQNDLDIKCTFELQGEYAGRRLSQAVRQNFFLIFKEAISNAARYSSEPCLKVELAFDKSVRMRVTNGCLGENGKMKHYQGGRGIEQMQARAARMKGSLTARREGEQFVLHLQVPA; this comes from the coding sequence ATGAAATTATCCAGGCTCGTTTGTTTCTTATGTTGTTTGCCCGTACTGCTCACCGCGGGCGACGGTTACCGTTTCCGTTATATCGATCTGCCGGAGATCATGCGCGACGCTACCATCAACACCACCGCGGTAGACCGCGCCGGCATGCTTTGGTTCAGCTCCGGCAACGGCCTGCACCGTTACGACGGGAACCAGCTGCTGACCTTTCACCAGGTCAGTAAACCCGCCATCGGCAGCAACTTCATCAATGTTTTGTTCGCAGATTCGAAAGACCGCCTGTGGATAGGCGCCAACAACGGGGTGACCTGTTTCGACCTTCGCAGCTGGAAAACAGCCGTCGTTCCGCTGGCTAACGGCGGCACCGCCAACATCACGCGGATCTGCGAAAGCCGCGACGGCGGCATTTACCTGGCTTCCAATGAAGGCCGCTTTTTCCGTTACGGCAACAACCGGCTGGAACTGCTGGCGGACCTTGGGAAAGCCTTTCCCTTCAACCCGACGCGGGCAGCGGTCAATTTCCTCCAGGAAACGGAGCCCGGGGTGTTCTGGGTGCACAGCGACCACAAACTGCTGCGCATCGATTCGAAAGGGCAGGTGTACGATCCCGGGCTGGGATTCGACGTCAGTGGGCCTGTGTATTTTTACGGCCCGCAACAGGTGATTTTCCAGGATCCCGCAAAAAACATGGTGGAGTATAACCTCCGTACCCGCGAACGCAAAAAGTTACCCGTTCCTTTCAACGATACCGCGAACCTGAACAAACGGATGCTGCTCTTCCCCATGCCCGGCGGTGAAATCGGCATTTTTATCAACAAGCGCGGGTTGTTCAGCTACAATCCTTTTACCAGGGAATCCGGCGAAAGGATGAAAGGCGTGGATGTGAATTTTTCGACGCTGCGGGCGGGCGACATCCAGACGGCAGGCAACAAGATCTATATCTGTTTCAGTAAAAACATCGCGGAATTGCAGCGGGTGCAAACCCCTTTTACCAGCCTGCTCATCAACCCCGTATCGGAGTCCGCGCCCAACAGCGTGCGCAGCATGTTGCGCCATCCCAACGGCCTGCTGTATACCGGCACCTATAGCAACGGGTTTATCAGCTTCGATGAAACCACCGGCGAAAAAAAGATACTCGGCCCTCACTTCGTTTATGCCAGCCTGTTATGGGACAACAACAGGATATTGCTGGCCACGGAAGGATTGGGCCTGCAATGGTATTACGTTAAGGAAAACAGGTTTGAAGCCATCCGGGGAGACACGCTGCATACGCCGCGGGAAGACAGGATGCGCGATTTATTTCTGATCAGCCTCTGCCGGGAGAGCGACTCGCTGGTGTGGGTGGGAGGATATAACGGCGTATTCCGGATGAACCCTTTCACCGGCGCCACGGCGTACATCCGCGACGTGAGCGGCTGGGAAGAATTGCGACGTGCGAAGGTATATCATATCCTGCGGGTGGATCAGCAACTGTATTTCTCTACCGGCAACGGTTTGTATGCTTATCATCCCGGGAAAAAACAATTGCGGCGGCTGATCGAAGAGCCGCTGTATGTCACGCAGCATGTGGGGAAGGAGCTATGGGCCGCCACCAACGGCAAGGGCATCCTTGTGCTGGATGAGAACGGCCGGTTGAAAACCACGCTGAACACACAAAGCGGCCTGGCGGGCAACTCCGTGTATTGCCTCGTGCAATATGGGCAAAAAGCGGTGGCCGGCACCAACCAGGGGCTCAGCATCGTAGATATAACCAACCGTACGGCGAAAAATTTCACACGCCTGCAAAACCTGCCGTCGAACGAATTCAACCACTCTGCGGCGCATGTGAGCGGCGGCAGGGTGTACCTCGGTACTATCAACGGTCTCACCACGTTTACGATGGCTGATCTGGCCGCCTTTACGCAGCGCGATCATCCCGTTCCCATGCACCTGACCAGTTTCAGCACGGTCAGCCGCAGCGGGCCGCAACACGATTATTCCCTGCCTTATCATACGGAAGACCGGCTGGTGGTGCCCGCCGGTGTGCAGTATTTCTCCCTGCGTTTCGGCGGGGTGGATGCCGCGGCCGACCAGGTGTATTATTACCGCACCCGCGAAAAAGCCCCCTGGCTGGAAATCGGCCGGCAACGGGAGCTCAGCTTTGCCGGCATGGCGCCGGGCAAATACATGGTGCAGTTGGCGGCGAAGCTTAACAGCGGCAACGACTTCACCACACTGCTAACGGTGCCGCTGGTGGTACGGCCCAACTGGTATGAAACGGTCTGGTTCAAAGTTGCCGTCATACTGGCGCTGCTGCTGGGTGCATGGCTGCTATTCCGTTACCGCATGCAGCAGTTGCTCCGCGAACAACGCCTCCGCACTAAAATCGCAGGCGACCTGCACGATGAAGTGGGCAGCTCGCTGACGCGAATTTATTTCCAGGCCGACCATCTCAGCATGCGGCACAGCGACAAAACGGCGCTCCGGAAAATCGCGGATTCCAGCAAACACGCCCTCAGCACCATGAGCGACATGGTATGGTCCATCGACGCGCGGTTCGATACGGCGGAAGACCTGGTGGCGCGCATGCGTGATTACCTCAGCAACCTGCAGAACGATCTCGATATCAAATGCACTTTTGAATTGCAGGGCGAATACGCCGGCCGCCGGCTGAGCCAGGCGGTACGGCAGAACTTCTTCCTGATATTCAAGGAAGCCATCAGCAACGCGGCCCGCTACAGTAGCGAGCCCTGCTTGAAGGTGGAACTGGCTTTCGATAAAAGCGTGCGCATGCGCGTCACGAACGGCTGCCTCGGTGAGAACGGCAAGATGAAACATTACCAGGGCGGCCGCGGCATCGAACAGATGCAGGCCCGCGCGGCACGCATGAAAGGCAGCCTCACCGCCCGCAGGGAAGGAGAACAATTCGTACTGCACCTGCAGGTGCCGGCATAG